A single region of the Kryptolebias marmoratus isolate JLee-2015 linkage group LG10, ASM164957v2, whole genome shotgun sequence genome encodes:
- the zfyve21 gene encoding zinc finger FYVE domain-containing protein 21 isoform X1 codes for MSSVPDGKKLVRSPSGLRMVPENGAFNSPFSLDEPQWVPDKECPRCMQCDTKFDFIRRKHHCRRCGRCFCDKCCSKKVALPRMCFVDPVRQCAECGLVSQKEVEFYDRQLKVLLGGGTFVVTLGTSDKSETMTCRLSNNHRYLFLDGESHFEVELSRISSMQILTDGTSPGGGSARPSGMLLHYKPMGSQDVQQLRLEAVEDKKVASFWLAAMHKAAKLLYEARDQ; via the exons ATGTCGTCGGTTCCGGACGGGAAGAAACTGGTCCGCAGCCCGAGCGGCCTGAGAATGGTTCCGGAGAACGGAGCCTTCAACAGCCCCTTCTCCCTGGACGAGCCGCAGTGGGTCCCGGACAAAGAG TGCCCGAGGTGCATGCAGTGTGACACCAAGTTCGACTTCATCAGAAGAAAG CACCACTGCCGGCGCTGCGGCCGCTGTTTCTGCGATAAGTGCTGCAGCAAGAAGGTGGCGCTGCCCCGGATGTGCTTCGTGGACCCGGTGAGGCAGTGCGCCGAGTGCGGCCTGGTCTCGCAGAAGGAGGTGGAGTTCTACGACCGGCAGCTGAAGGTTCTGCTGGGAG gAGGTACCTTCGTCGTCACTCTGGGGACGTCAGACAAGTCGGAAACCATGACGTGCCGCCTCTCCAACAACCACCG GTACCTGTTCCTGGACGGTGAGAGTCACTTCGAGGTGGAGCTGTCTCGTATCTCCAGCATGCAGATCCTGACTGATGGGACGAGTCCAGGAG gaggcTCGGCCCGGCCCAGCGGTATGCTGCTCCACTACAAGCCGATGGGCTCTCAGGACGTCCAGCAGCTCCGCTTGGAGGCAGTAGAAGACAAGAAGGTGGCCTCCTTCTGGCTGGCTGCCATGCACAAG GCGGCCAAACTCCTGTACGAAGCCCGGGACCAGTGA
- the zfyve21 gene encoding zinc finger FYVE domain-containing protein 21 isoform X2, translated as MSSVPDGKKLVRSPSGLRMVPENGAFNSPFSLDEPQWVPDKECPRCMQCDTKFDFIRRKHHCRRCGRCFCDKCCSKKVALPRMCFVDPVRQCAECGLVSQKEVEFYDRQLKVLLGGGTFVVTLGTSDKSETMTCRLSNNHRYLFLDGESHFEVELSRISSMQILTDGTSPGEDDIHTYTSLLDSQCLSEGGSARPSGMLLHYKPMGSQDVQQLRLEAVEDKKVASFWLAAMHKAAKLLYEARDQ; from the exons ATGTCGTCGGTTCCGGACGGGAAGAAACTGGTCCGCAGCCCGAGCGGCCTGAGAATGGTTCCGGAGAACGGAGCCTTCAACAGCCCCTTCTCCCTGGACGAGCCGCAGTGGGTCCCGGACAAAGAG TGCCCGAGGTGCATGCAGTGTGACACCAAGTTCGACTTCATCAGAAGAAAG CACCACTGCCGGCGCTGCGGCCGCTGTTTCTGCGATAAGTGCTGCAGCAAGAAGGTGGCGCTGCCCCGGATGTGCTTCGTGGACCCGGTGAGGCAGTGCGCCGAGTGCGGCCTGGTCTCGCAGAAGGAGGTGGAGTTCTACGACCGGCAGCTGAAGGTTCTGCTGGGAG gAGGTACCTTCGTCGTCACTCTGGGGACGTCAGACAAGTCGGAAACCATGACGTGCCGCCTCTCCAACAACCACCG GTACCTGTTCCTGGACGGTGAGAGTCACTTCGAGGTGGAGCTGTCTCGTATCTCCAGCATGCAGATCCTGACTGATGGGACGAGTCCAGGAG AGGATGATATTCACACTTACACCAGTCTGCTGGACAGTCAGTGTCTCTCTGAAG gaggcTCGGCCCGGCCCAGCGGTATGCTGCTCCACTACAAGCCGATGGGCTCTCAGGACGTCCAGCAGCTCCGCTTGGAGGCAGTAGAAGACAAGAAGGTGGCCTCCTTCTGGCTGGCTGCCATGCACAAG GCGGCCAAACTCCTGTACGAAGCCCGGGACCAGTGA